The following nucleotide sequence is from Roseivirga sp. BDSF3-8.
ATTAGGCTCTTTTAGCCAGATGATTTTGCCACAATACTCGTCGCCACATTTGTATATTTCAATTTTGGCCTCTTTCTCTTCATTCCACCATACACCTACTACATCATCAGCAGAAACATTAGCCATAACCTGACTAAAAGAGAAAATCATCAGTGCAAATACGCCAAAAATAAAATGTAATTTTTTCATACCATTAATTGAGTTTACTGAATCCTGTCCAAAATAGGTGCCAAACTTTAATTATTCAAATAATATCTCAGTCCTGTTCGCTTTCAGCTACAACATTTGAGCCTTTAACGTGAAGCCTGAAGTAATCTACTTGAATAACAGCCCATTGCTCCGGATGTAACAATAGAAATATCTGAACCTGAATTTGTCAAATTAAAATACCCGGCCTAATTTTGCAGTTCGTAGATTGATCCTGCCCCATCAATAACGGTGATAGAAGCCATATCTCAACATACTCTCTCCTGTACTATCGAATTAAAAGGCCAGCGATTAAGCCTGCTTCCTCAAAAATGCCTTTTCTGGCACGAGGAAAAAACACTTATTCTATCAGATCTGCACCTGGGCAAAGCCGGACACTTTCGCAAAGCTGGCATACCCATCCCGGGAAATATTCATTTTGATGACCTTCAACTGCTGGATGAGTTAATAAAGACATGGAAGCCAGTTAATATTATTTTTATAGGTGATCTTTTTCACAGTGATGTCAATAGTGAGTGGCTGGTATTTGAAAAATGGCTCGAATCACATCATTCACTATCTTTTATTTTAGTTAAAGGCAATCATGATATTCTCCCTCCAGCTCTCTATAAAAATAGCCGGATGGCTATTTTT
It contains:
- the pdeM gene encoding ligase-associated DNA damage response endonuclease PdeM — protein: MIEAISQHTLSCTIELKGQRLSLLPQKCLFWHEEKTLILSDLHLGKAGHFRKAGIPIPGNIHFDDLQLLDELIKTWKPVNIIFIGDLFHSDVNSEWLVFEKWLESHHSLSFILVKGNHDILPPALYKNSRMAIFEDCLEALPFLFCHIPPGSHNRNEESYTLSGHLHPGVKLQGFGRQSETLPCFHFGNDGAVLPAFGRFTGLSRIKPAPGDKIFAIAGTRVISF